The Spirosoma foliorum genome has a window encoding:
- a CDS encoding DUF427 domain-containing protein, whose translation MKAIWNGQTIAESNDTVVVENNHYFPKESVNPEFLADSQTHTTCPWKGLASYYSLAVDGKTNTDAAWYYPDPKSAANQIKDRVAFWKGVQVVE comes from the coding sequence ATGAAAGCCATCTGGAACGGCCAAACAATTGCCGAAAGCAACGACACGGTTGTGGTCGAAAACAACCATTATTTCCCAAAAGAATCGGTGAATCCTGAATTTTTGGCTGATAGTCAAACGCATACGACCTGTCCCTGGAAAGGGCTGGCTTCGTATTACTCGTTGGCCGTTGACGGCAAGACCAATACCGATGCGGCCTGGTATTATCCTGACCCTAAATCGGCTGCGAATCAGATTAAAGATCGGGTAGCATTCTGGAAGGGGGTTCAGGTTGTCGAATGA